One Balaenoptera acutorostrata unplaced genomic scaffold, mBalAcu1.1 scaffold_608, whole genome shotgun sequence genomic region harbors:
- the LOC102997454 gene encoding coiled-coil domain-containing protein 185-like encodes MEGFGRFSPWPHSDLWEAPPPRKERASSARLGGSGPQSEQGLCSRPGTPRERSEASAPWPHLRCSPTPRPRRRRYPDFPPESRSLTDVARRPPDHARKHRPRSRRLEDAWGEAGTKPLEQGGRPPSPAWQQQPQLPPQQPQPCQHYPPARGDSPPPYPQGAYTPPSGTFGVEKVQSGDQWAVPACRGLGRWSLSSVHTKKCSVPSREFGTQSGCVYLQKRYRNDPVESLASQYSQHSLSSKAMQNQHTQILKNKLEEAVMSSRDRKIVALVLTWLKKAQRMRELQQQAALAWEELKRSDQKVQLTLETERKLLLQQSQEQWQQEKEQRVRRWDRQATNTSRQERRWKAQLGDQENQRQEKLEAAPSETEAKRGTQYQVQRLQEHERMMQDLREQNSLQLQKRLKQVCLKRHVHTTEGQKKIQETRLSSLVNYQARKVLRDCQAKAEEFLRKLSLEQSSQWSQEIPQGLIKEHHREPKEKVKKEEEQCQQVKGCAEESGEQRKGHERLPVELADQKTLQTRSNVHRNISNKVQQIRELNILREKNHHILKLKAEKEEKCHIERIKEAIRKKERKMEQISREKDAPFGEFQKISRASRADNVRKFANNFFDPIGREAQVRAGQQRGGH; translated from the coding sequence ATGGAGGGCTTCGGCCGCTTCTCCCCGTGGCCTCACTCggacctctgggaggccccgCCGCCCCGCAAGGAGCGCGCATCCTCGGCGCGGCTGGGCGGGTCAGGGCCGCAGAGCGAGCAGGGCCTGTGCTCCCGGCCCGGGACTCCCCGCGAGCGGAGCGAGGCCTCGGCGCCCTGGCCGCACCTGCGCTGCTCGCCCACCCCGCGGCCCCGCCGGCGCCGGTACCCGGACTTTCCGCCTGAAAGCCGCAGCCTGACCGACGTGGCCCGGAGGCCCCCGGACCACGCCAGGAAGCACCGGCCCCGCAGCCGGCGCCTGGAAGACGCCTGGGGGGAGGCGGGTACCAAGCCCCTGGAGCAGGGAGGCAGGCCGCCTAGCCCGgcctggcagcagcagccccagctgcCACCGCAACAGCCTCAGCCCTGCCAGCACTACCCTCCGGCCCGGGGAGATTCGCCCCCACCTTACCCGCAGGGAGCTTACACTCCCCCGAGTGGAACTTTCGGGGTAGAAAAGGTGCAGAGCGGAGACCAGTGGGCAGTGCCGGCCTGCAGAGGTCTCGGTCGCTGGTCCCTTTCCTCGGTTCACACGAAGAAGTGTTCTGTGCCCTCCAGAGAGTTCGGGACGCAGTCAGGTTGCGTGTACCTCCAGAAAAGATACCGTAATGATCCGGTGGAGTCCTTAGCCAGCCAGTACTCCCAGCACTCGCTCTCCAGCAAGGCGATGCAGAACCAGCACACCCAGATCCTCAAGaacaagctggaagaggcagtaaTGTCCTCCAGGGACCGGAAGATTGTGGCCCTGGTGCTGACCTGGCTCAAGAAGGCCCAGAGGATGCGGGAGCTGCAGCAGCAGGCGGCCCTAGCCTGGGAGGAGCTGAAGCGCTCGGACCAGAAGGTCCAGTTGACCCTAGAGACAGAGCGcaagctgctgctgcagcagaGCCAGGAGCAGTGGCAGCAGGAGAAGGAGCAGCGTGTCCGACGGTGGGACCGGCAAGCGACGAACACGAGCCGGCAGGAGCGCAGGTGGAAGGCGCAGCTAGGGGACCAAGAGAACCAGCGCCAGGAGAAGCTGGAGGCGGCCCCCTCTGAGACCGAGGCCAAGCGCGGGACGCAGTACCAGGTGCAGCGCCTGCAGGAGCACGAGAGGATGATGCAGGACCTGCGGGAGCAGAACAGCCTGCAGCTGCAGAAGAGGCTGAAGCAGGTCTGTCTAAAGAGGCATGTGCACACCACCGAGGGCCAGAAGAAGATCCAGGAGACCCGTCTTAGCTCCCTAGTCAATTACCAGGCCCGGAAGGTCCTCAGGGACTGCCAGGCCAAGGCTGAGGAGTTCCTtaggaagctgtccctggaaCAGAGTTCCCAGTGGTCCCAAGAGATCCCCCAGGGCCTGATTAAGGAGCATCACCGGGAGCCGAAGGAGAAGgtcaagaaggaggaggagcagtgCCAGCAGGTCAAGGGGTGCGCAGAAGAGTCCGGGGAGCAGAGGAAGGGGCACGAGCGGCTGCCCGTGGAGCTCGCGGACCAGAAGACCCTGCAGACCAGGAGTAACGTCCACAGGAATATCAGCAACAAGGTGCAGCAGATTCGGGAGCTCAACATCCTGCGGGAGAAGAATCATCACATCCTGAAGCTGAAAGCCGAGAAGGAGGAAAAGTGCCACATCGAGCGCATTAAGGAAGCCATTAGGAAAAAGGAGCGGAAGATGGAGCAGATCTCGCGAGAGAAAGATGCACCCTTCGGTGAATTCCAAAAGATCTCCAGGGCCTCCAGGGCAGACAACGTGAGAAAGTTTGCCAACAACTTCTTTGATCCGATAGGGCGGGAGGCCCAGGTTCGAGCTGGGCAGCAGAGAGGAGGCCACTGA